In the genome of Cutibacterium equinum, one region contains:
- a CDS encoding MFS transporter — translation MVDETPPSGKHRGIGALAAVATLGSLLFGYDTGVISGALPYLYMPHLAGGLGLTPVQEGAIGGTLLIGAAIGAVTGGIMSDRWGRRHNITILAMIFLLGALGTTFSPNVVVMYMFRFVLGFAVGAASATVPVYLAENAPKRIRGSIVAIDQLMIVTGQLLAFSMNAIINAAHGGPQLVIKANNNPDSLGITKGTYSWDQILALQASKGGPLEADQYRTFVENLVIQSGNGAAWRWMLVLCSIPAIALWIGIRLMPESARWYLAKGRVADAIGALKRVRDPEKDGPLDAEVEEMLISQQRELENKYQGNAFAHVWRTPWLRKLMLVGIFLAIVNQTTGVNTVMYYAPKVLEYAGMTTSASITAQVANGIMSVIGSLAGLWLILKFSRRSLLIFDVSAVGVTLLVIAATFQFTISPHIVNKTTPPTWAPYLILGLMAVFMLIVQSTNGTVVWTMLGEMFPSNVRGIMNGTAIFFMWVVNALITFTFPSMMANLGGGLTYTIYGIMNIVIAVILFKIMPETQNKSLEQIETYMEERYS, via the coding sequence ATGGTTGATGAGACTCCTCCGTCCGGCAAGCACCGGGGCATCGGTGCTCTTGCTGCCGTGGCAACCTTGGGATCCTTGCTTTTTGGATATGACACAGGTGTTATTTCCGGAGCGCTTCCCTATCTGTATATGCCTCACCTGGCTGGTGGGCTCGGCCTAACTCCGGTTCAGGAGGGTGCAATCGGCGGCACGCTCCTCATTGGGGCCGCAATTGGTGCCGTGACTGGTGGCATCATGTCTGATCGGTGGGGACGTCGTCACAATATTACGATCCTCGCGATGATCTTCTTGCTGGGGGCACTGGGGACAACATTCTCCCCGAATGTCGTCGTGATGTACATGTTCCGCTTTGTGCTTGGGTTCGCCGTCGGTGCCGCATCGGCCACGGTCCCGGTGTATCTCGCCGAAAACGCCCCCAAACGCATTCGAGGGTCAATTGTTGCCATTGATCAGCTCATGATCGTCACTGGTCAGCTCTTGGCATTCTCCATGAACGCCATCATCAACGCTGCCCATGGTGGGCCACAGCTGGTCATCAAGGCCAACAACAACCCCGACAGCCTCGGCATCACGAAGGGCACCTATTCGTGGGATCAAATCCTGGCTTTACAGGCATCGAAGGGTGGCCCCCTGGAGGCGGATCAATACCGCACATTTGTAGAGAATCTCGTCATTCAGTCCGGCAACGGCGCGGCTTGGCGTTGGATGTTGGTGCTGTGTTCAATTCCAGCCATTGCGTTGTGGATTGGTATCCGCTTGATGCCTGAGTCGGCTCGTTGGTACTTGGCAAAAGGCCGAGTGGCCGACGCTATTGGGGCGCTCAAGCGGGTTCGTGACCCGGAGAAGGATGGCCCCCTGGACGCTGAGGTTGAGGAGATGCTCATCTCGCAGCAACGCGAGTTGGAGAATAAGTACCAGGGCAATGCGTTTGCCCACGTGTGGCGAACACCGTGGCTTCGCAAACTCATGCTAGTGGGAATATTCCTGGCCATCGTCAACCAGACCACGGGTGTTAATACCGTCATGTATTACGCGCCGAAGGTGCTGGAATATGCGGGTATGACAACCTCGGCATCGATCACCGCGCAGGTGGCCAATGGCATCATGTCCGTCATCGGTTCACTTGCCGGTCTGTGGCTGATCCTCAAGTTCAGTCGACGCAGTTTGCTCATCTTTGACGTTTCTGCTGTAGGTGTCACTCTGCTTGTTATCGCCGCAACCTTCCAGTTCACGATCTCCCCACATATTGTCAATAAGACCACGCCGCCGACTTGGGCGCCATACCTGATTCTTGGTCTCATGGCGGTGTTTATGCTCATCGTGCAATCGACTAATGGTACGGTGGTCTGGACGATGCTTGGTGAGATGTTCCCGTCGAATGTTCGCGGTATCATGAACGGTACGGCTATCTTCTTCATGTGGGTGGTCAATGCTCTTATAACGTTTACCTTCCCGTCCATGATGGCCAACTTGGGAGGTGGGCTCACGTACACTATTTACGGCATTATGAACATCGTCATTGCCGTGATTCTGTTCAAGATCATGCCGGAAACTCAGAACAAGTCTTTGGAACAAATCGAGACGTACATGGAAGAGCGCTATTCCTGA
- a CDS encoding Gfo/Idh/MocA family protein → MGRTIGVGVVSLGWMGRLHTRAYKALAEKFPEIPADIRLVSCCDLVEENRKLAVERLGFYTAVEDYRDLICNPDVDVVSICAPNFLHRDISLAAAEAGKPFWIEKPMGINAEQSREIAEAAEARGLVTSVGFNYRHTPAIEFARQLISDGRLGVVTNVRVWLLADYASDPHGPLTWRYDPERAGAGVVLDLMGHGEDLVQYLLKRRFTEVSAASETFIRQRPKPLKGGIGHAGWIVSDELGLVENEDYCAVLARIENGVMCTLESSRVSVGPRAEYIVEIYGTDGSIRWNFEDLNHLQVCLGRNNGALQGYINCMAGPEFPEFARFQPGAGTSMGFDDMKVVEAAKFVQGVLDGQQYGPSVADGWASAEINDAIVASCGDRTWHDVMPVSGRTTFDK, encoded by the coding sequence ATGGGTCGAACCATCGGTGTGGGTGTGGTTTCTCTGGGATGGATGGGGAGACTTCATACCCGCGCATATAAGGCGCTTGCTGAAAAATTTCCAGAGATTCCAGCGGATATTCGATTGGTATCGTGCTGTGATCTGGTTGAGGAAAATCGAAAACTGGCTGTAGAAAGGTTGGGATTCTATACTGCAGTTGAGGATTATCGTGACCTTATCTGTAATCCTGATGTAGACGTTGTTTCTATATGTGCTCCAAATTTCTTGCACCGTGATATTTCTCTTGCTGCGGCTGAGGCGGGAAAACCGTTCTGGATTGAAAAACCGATGGGGATCAATGCTGAACAGTCTCGTGAAATAGCGGAGGCGGCGGAGGCTCGTGGTCTCGTCACCTCAGTTGGGTTTAACTACCGGCACACTCCTGCCATTGAGTTCGCGCGTCAGCTGATCTCTGATGGACGCTTGGGTGTGGTGACTAATGTCCGAGTGTGGCTCCTTGCGGACTATGCGTCTGATCCACACGGTCCGCTGACGTGGCGGTATGACCCGGAGCGCGCTGGTGCCGGCGTAGTGCTCGATCTGATGGGTCACGGAGAAGATCTTGTTCAGTATCTGTTGAAGAGACGATTTACCGAAGTTTCGGCTGCGTCTGAGACGTTCATCCGCCAGCGGCCTAAGCCACTAAAAGGGGGTATCGGGCATGCAGGTTGGATTGTCTCTGACGAGCTCGGGTTGGTAGAAAATGAGGATTACTGCGCCGTCCTGGCGCGTATAGAAAATGGTGTTATGTGCACCTTGGAGTCCAGTCGGGTCAGTGTCGGGCCACGTGCAGAATACATCGTCGAGATCTATGGAACTGATGGATCTATAAGATGGAACTTTGAGGATCTCAACCATTTGCAAGTATGTCTAGGAAGGAATAATGGCGCCTTGCAGGGGTATATCAACTGCATGGCTGGACCTGAGTTTCCGGAGTTTGCGCGGTTTCAACCAGGAGCCGGAACATCTATGGGATTCGACGATATGAAGGTCGTTGAAGCCGCGAAGTTCGTTCAAGGGGTTTTGGACGGACAGCAATATGGTCCATCCGTCGCCGACGGCTGGGCCTCGGCAGAGATCAACGACGCGATCGTTGCCTCCTGTGGGGACCGTACTTGGCATGATGTCATGCCGGTATCGGGGAGAACCACATTCGATAAGTGA
- a CDS encoding zinc-binding dehydrogenase: MDSLPTTMRAAVLRKPGEPLVIETLNVPRPRHGEVLLKVIACGLCHSDLHVLGGAISFPVPAVLGHEVSGVIVELGDGLDHSGLEIGQRVSGGFLMPCGECEACRQGRDDLCGPFFEMNRLKGTLYDGQTRLFSPDGEPVAMYSMGALAQYCVVPATAVVPLPAGLDPLNSAILGCAAMTAYGAVRRGADLRYGESVAVVATGGVGSNILQVASAMGADPIIAIDVKDEKLAEARSLGATHTVNSVKEDARRRVLEITGGRGVQIAFEALGIPATWTTALDVLADGGRMVPVGLGAGVQTAGVEINRTVRRGQSILGSYGARTRVDLPAVVAMAARGIIDVDKVVNKVFSLDEVNEGYAMLRDGAMVGRGVIDMSL; the protein is encoded by the coding sequence ATGGATTCCTTGCCAACAACGATGCGTGCCGCCGTCCTACGAAAGCCCGGTGAGCCGCTCGTCATCGAAACCCTCAACGTTCCCAGGCCACGTCATGGCGAGGTCCTCCTCAAGGTCATCGCCTGCGGCCTGTGTCACTCCGACTTGCACGTCCTGGGCGGGGCGATCAGCTTTCCTGTCCCGGCGGTTCTCGGCCATGAGGTCAGTGGCGTCATCGTTGAACTTGGTGATGGTCTGGATCATTCCGGCCTCGAAATTGGACAGCGGGTCTCGGGCGGATTTCTCATGCCTTGCGGTGAGTGTGAAGCTTGTCGTCAGGGGCGAGACGACCTGTGCGGGCCGTTCTTCGAGATGAACCGGCTGAAGGGGACTCTCTACGATGGACAAACGCGACTGTTTTCTCCGGACGGCGAACCGGTTGCGATGTACTCGATGGGTGCTCTCGCACAGTACTGCGTCGTCCCTGCGACGGCTGTTGTGCCGCTGCCAGCAGGGCTTGATCCGCTCAACTCCGCCATCCTTGGGTGCGCGGCGATGACCGCCTATGGAGCGGTCCGTCGCGGCGCAGACTTGAGGTATGGCGAGTCTGTGGCAGTTGTTGCCACAGGGGGAGTGGGGTCGAATATCTTGCAAGTTGCCAGCGCGATGGGGGCTGATCCCATCATCGCCATTGATGTCAAGGACGAGAAACTGGCGGAAGCCAGGAGCCTTGGCGCCACCCATACCGTCAACTCTGTCAAGGAAGACGCCAGGCGGAGAGTCCTCGAGATCACGGGCGGGCGAGGTGTCCAGATTGCCTTCGAGGCATTGGGCATACCTGCCACGTGGACGACGGCTCTGGATGTCCTGGCTGATGGTGGACGCATGGTTCCTGTGGGGCTGGGAGCGGGAGTGCAGACTGCCGGTGTGGAGATCAACAGGACGGTCCGGCGTGGCCAGTCGATCTTGGGATCCTACGGTGCGCGCACGCGAGTCGACTTGCCTGCCGTCGTTGCCATGGCTGCTCGCGGCATCATTGATGTCGACAAGGTTGTCAACAAGGTGTTCAGTCTCGATGAGGTCAACGAGGGCTACGCCATGCTTCGAGATGGTGCGATGGTCGGTCGTGGCGTGATCGACATGTCCTTGTGA